A window of the Branchiibius hedensis genome harbors these coding sequences:
- a CDS encoding RecB family exonuclease has product MTSPVSETIAPPRRAALSPSRAGDFMQCPLLYRFRVVDRLPEAPSPAASRGTLVHAVLERLFDLPAGQRDPQTAHELIEPQWRRLVQENPELGDLVDEDGLADWVADAFRLVQRWFEMEDPTRLEPAARELYVEAEVDGLTLRGYVDRLDVAPGGQVRVVDYKTGRSPSELFEGKALFQMKFYALVWWRTRGVIPAMLQLVYLGNGEIVRYEPSEWDLLATERKVKALWQAIERAATTGDWRPRPSRLCDWCDHKALCPAWGGTPPPLPEYSIERATDPAITGAIDPD; this is encoded by the coding sequence ATGACTTCACCGGTGAGCGAGACCATCGCACCGCCCCGCCGTGCGGCGTTGTCGCCGAGCCGTGCGGGCGACTTCATGCAGTGTCCGCTGCTTTACCGGTTCCGGGTGGTCGACCGACTGCCCGAGGCCCCGAGTCCGGCGGCTTCGCGCGGGACGCTGGTGCACGCCGTACTCGAACGGCTCTTCGATCTGCCGGCGGGACAACGCGATCCGCAGACGGCGCACGAGTTGATCGAGCCGCAGTGGCGGCGGCTGGTCCAGGAGAATCCCGAGCTAGGTGACCTCGTCGACGAGGACGGACTGGCCGATTGGGTCGCCGATGCGTTCCGGTTGGTGCAGCGCTGGTTCGAGATGGAGGATCCGACGCGGCTGGAGCCGGCGGCGCGTGAGCTCTACGTCGAGGCCGAGGTCGACGGCCTGACCCTGCGCGGGTACGTCGACCGGTTGGACGTCGCGCCCGGTGGCCAGGTCCGGGTCGTGGACTACAAGACCGGCCGCTCCCCCTCGGAGTTGTTCGAGGGCAAGGCGCTGTTCCAGATGAAGTTCTACGCCTTGGTGTGGTGGCGCACCCGCGGGGTGATCCCGGCGATGTTGCAGCTGGTCTACCTGGGTAACGGGGAGATCGTCCGCTATGAGCCGTCGGAGTGGGATCTGCTGGCCACCGAGCGGAAGGTGAAGGCGTTGTGGCAGGCCATCGAGCGAGCCGCGACAACAGGCGATTGGCGGCCCCGGCCGTCACGATTGTGCGACTGGTGCGACCACAAGGCGTTGTGCCCGGCCTGGGGCGGCACTCCCCCACCGCTACCGGAGTATTCGATCGAACGGGCCACCGATCCGGCGATCACCGGAGCGATCGACCCGGATTAG
- a CDS encoding DUF4166 domain-containing protein, with protein MGAVRPSHDLEHGGYPMTSIFARALGSDFDRLHPRMQERFGVAVAEGRACIGRGTMERIWRGTAVVAPFLRLGAQRNLLFPETGRDVPFTIENYPYVDGFGRETLTFVRTFEVRPGRRRRFDATMVYDPERRVVVDYLGTHQHVAADLDVSVDERGGLCIASDAMRLHEGPLSVAMPSWVRGRARVREHWDEQAACFRIRVEVHHGLVGPVFGYHGRFTAHFVDARDVPAAVRPYREEIRV; from the coding sequence GTGGGCGCCGTCCGCCCGTCGCACGACCTGGAGCACGGGGGCTACCCGATGACCTCGATCTTCGCCCGCGCGCTCGGCTCCGACTTCGACAGACTGCACCCGCGGATGCAGGAGCGGTTCGGGGTGGCCGTTGCCGAGGGTCGCGCTTGTATCGGCCGCGGCACGATGGAGCGGATCTGGCGCGGCACGGCCGTCGTAGCTCCCTTCCTGCGGCTGGGCGCACAACGCAACCTGCTGTTCCCAGAGACCGGGCGCGACGTGCCGTTCACGATCGAGAACTATCCCTACGTCGACGGCTTCGGCCGGGAGACCCTGACGTTTGTGCGCACGTTCGAGGTGCGGCCCGGTCGGCGTCGCCGCTTCGACGCCACCATGGTCTACGACCCCGAACGCCGGGTGGTCGTGGACTACCTCGGCACCCACCAACACGTTGCCGCCGATCTGGACGTGTCGGTCGACGAGCGCGGCGGTCTGTGTATCGCCTCCGACGCGATGCGGCTGCACGAGGGCCCGCTGAGTGTGGCCATGCCGTCGTGGGTCCGGGGTCGGGCTCGGGTGCGCGAGCACTGGGACGAGCAGGCGGCCTGCTTCCGGATCCGGGTCGAGGTGCACCATGGCCTGGTCGGGCCGGTGTTCGGCTATCACGGCCGATTCACCGCCCACTTCGTCGATGCGCGGGACGTCCCCGCGGCCGTCCGCCCCTACCGCGAGGAGATCCGTGTCTGA
- a CDS encoding DUF3054 domain-containing protein produces the protein MTSPTPRAAGAFVLDALLVLLFAAIGRRSHDESGAAAGVLTTAGPFLAGLVLGWVVSLVVRRSAPLSVNAAVTVWFATVFFGMVLRVVTGRGIAVSFIVVASIVLAVFLLGWRWAAGRIARRRHAAV, from the coding sequence ATGACCAGCCCTACCCCACGCGCCGCCGGCGCGTTCGTGCTCGATGCCCTGCTCGTGTTGTTGTTCGCGGCCATCGGCCGCAGGTCGCACGACGAGTCGGGTGCGGCGGCCGGCGTGCTGACAACGGCCGGGCCGTTCCTGGCGGGTCTGGTGTTGGGCTGGGTGGTGAGCCTCGTCGTACGTCGATCGGCACCGTTGAGCGTCAACGCCGCCGTCACCGTGTGGTTCGCGACCGTGTTCTTCGGGATGGTCCTGCGCGTGGTCACCGGTCGCGGGATCGCGGTGTCGTTCATCGTCGTCGCCAGCATCGTGCTGGCGGTGTTCCTGCTCGGCTGGCGGTGGGCCGCCGGACGCATTGCCCGGCGGCGCCACGCAGCCGTGTGA
- a CDS encoding tRNA (adenine-N1)-methyltransferase — translation MTEQPTGADRRRGPFRAGDHVQLTDAKGRMHTIELVPGKQFHTHRGHIKHDDLIGAPDGTTVRNTTSVEYLAMRPLLSDYVMSMPRGAAVVYPKDAGQIITMADIFPGAAVVEAGVGSGALSMSLLRAIGDQGRLISIERREDFADIAKANARAFFGEDHPAWQVRIGDLQEELPLAVPEGSVDRVVLDMLAPWECLDAVNYALAPGGVLICYVATATQLSRVAEDIRAHGGFSEPAAWESMVRDWHLEGLAVRPAHRMHGHTGFLITTRRLAPGVTPPRRTRRPAKGSYDETQVSADETADDGVTKDTSDWEGADFGERPVSEKKIRRLRRAISAPPDEN, via the coding sequence ATGACTGAGCAGCCCACCGGAGCAGACCGTCGCCGAGGCCCGTTCCGGGCGGGTGACCACGTCCAGCTCACCGATGCCAAGGGCCGGATGCACACGATTGAACTGGTGCCCGGCAAGCAGTTCCACACCCACCGCGGGCACATCAAACACGACGACTTGATCGGCGCACCCGACGGCACGACGGTGCGCAACACGACCAGCGTCGAGTATCTGGCGATGCGGCCGCTGCTGTCGGACTACGTGATGTCGATGCCGCGTGGCGCCGCCGTGGTCTACCCCAAAGACGCCGGCCAGATCATCACGATGGCGGACATCTTCCCCGGCGCGGCCGTGGTCGAGGCCGGGGTCGGCTCCGGTGCCCTCAGCATGTCGCTGCTGCGCGCCATCGGCGACCAGGGCCGCCTGATCTCGATCGAGCGACGCGAAGACTTCGCCGACATCGCCAAGGCCAACGCGAGAGCTTTCTTCGGTGAGGATCATCCCGCCTGGCAGGTCCGCATCGGTGACTTGCAGGAGGAGCTGCCACTCGCCGTACCCGAAGGATCCGTCGACCGGGTGGTCCTGGACATGCTCGCGCCGTGGGAGTGCCTCGACGCGGTCAACTACGCCCTCGCCCCCGGCGGGGTGCTGATCTGCTACGTCGCGACGGCGACCCAGCTGTCCCGGGTCGCGGAGGACATCCGCGCGCATGGCGGCTTCAGCGAACCCGCGGCCTGGGAGTCCATGGTCCGCGATTGGCATCTGGAGGGGCTGGCTGTGCGCCCGGCGCACCGGATGCACGGGCACACCGGCTTCCTGATCACGACGCGTCGGTTGGCGCCTGGCGTCACCCCGCCGCGGCGGACCCGACGACCGGCCAAGGGATCGTACGACGAGACGCAGGTATCAGCGGATGAGACGGCCGACGACGGTGTGACTAAGGACACATCGGACTGGGAGGGCGCCGACTTCGGCGAAAGACCCGTGTCGGAGAAGAAGATTCGGCGCCTACGGAGGGCAATCAGCGCGCCACCCGACGAAAACTGA
- the dop gene encoding depupylase/deamidase Dop has product MTVRRVMGIETEYGISVPGNPTANPMVLSGRVVTAYATDQGMRAARAGWDYEDEAPLRDARGFEISRVHADPSQLTDEEDPTLANVVLTNGARLYVDHAHPEYSSPEVTTPRAAVAYDRAGEVVMARAVQLLSAPGAPGVNLYKNNTDGKGASYGTHENYLMSRATPFADIVKHLIPFFVVRQVMCGSGRVGIGVESGKPGFQLAQRSDFFEVEVGLETTLKRPIINTRDEPHATTEKYRRLHVILGDANHCDVANLLKMGTTSLVLALIEAGAITEDLTVDKPVATLQAISHDPTLQTKVSLAGGRQMTAVQLLWRYHELVADWLARTYGADVDEDTAEVMQHWEQVLTTLERDPMDAARQVDWVAKLATLEGYRARDGLDWGNPKLRQIDIQWSDVRPDKGLFNRLAAAGRFDELVSSAAVQEAVTAPPPDTRAYFRGMCLTKFPREVAAASWDSVIFDIPGQSSLQRVPTLEPERGTRAHVGRLLEQSATAQDLLRSLEALPAADGST; this is encoded by the coding sequence ATGACCGTACGCCGCGTGATGGGTATCGAGACCGAGTACGGCATCTCCGTGCCCGGCAACCCGACGGCCAACCCCATGGTGCTGTCCGGGCGAGTCGTGACGGCCTACGCCACCGACCAGGGCATGCGCGCGGCCCGCGCGGGCTGGGACTACGAGGACGAGGCGCCGCTGCGCGACGCCCGCGGGTTCGAGATCTCCCGCGTCCACGCCGATCCCAGCCAACTGACCGACGAGGAAGACCCCACCCTGGCCAACGTGGTGCTCACCAACGGCGCCCGGTTGTACGTCGATCACGCCCATCCGGAGTACAGCTCACCGGAGGTGACCACCCCTCGCGCGGCCGTGGCCTACGACCGCGCCGGGGAGGTCGTCATGGCCCGGGCGGTGCAGTTGTTGTCCGCACCCGGCGCGCCCGGGGTGAACCTGTACAAGAACAACACCGACGGCAAAGGTGCCAGCTACGGCACCCACGAGAACTACCTGATGAGCCGCGCCACTCCGTTCGCGGACATCGTCAAACATCTGATCCCGTTCTTCGTGGTGCGACAGGTCATGTGCGGATCCGGCCGGGTCGGTATCGGGGTCGAGTCGGGTAAACCGGGCTTCCAACTGGCCCAGCGCTCCGACTTCTTCGAGGTCGAGGTCGGTTTGGAGACGACCTTGAAGCGGCCGATCATCAACACCCGCGACGAACCGCACGCGACGACCGAGAAGTACCGCCGGTTGCACGTCATCTTGGGCGATGCGAACCACTGCGACGTCGCGAACCTGCTGAAGATGGGCACGACCTCGTTGGTGCTGGCCCTGATCGAGGCGGGCGCCATCACCGAGGACCTCACGGTCGACAAACCGGTCGCCACCCTGCAGGCGATCTCGCACGACCCCACTTTGCAGACCAAGGTGTCGCTCGCCGGTGGTCGGCAGATGACGGCTGTCCAGTTGCTCTGGCGCTATCACGAACTGGTCGCCGACTGGCTGGCCAGGACCTACGGCGCCGACGTCGATGAGGACACCGCCGAGGTGATGCAGCACTGGGAGCAGGTGCTGACCACCCTCGAGCGCGATCCGATGGACGCGGCCCGGCAGGTGGACTGGGTCGCGAAACTGGCCACCCTGGAGGGCTATCGGGCTCGCGACGGCCTCGACTGGGGTAACCCGAAGCTACGTCAGATCGACATCCAGTGGAGCGACGTACGTCCCGACAAGGGCCTGTTCAACCGGTTGGCTGCCGCAGGCCGATTCGACGAACTGGTCAGCTCGGCGGCGGTCCAGGAGGCGGTGACCGCTCCGCCGCCGGACACCCGCGCCTACTTCCGCGGGATGTGTCTGACCAAGTTCCCCCGGGAAGTGGCGGCCGCATCCTGGGACTCGGTGATCTTCGACATCCCCGGCCAGAGCAGTTTGCAGCGAGTGCCGACCCTGGAACCGGAACGCGGAACGCGGGCGCATGTGGGCCGGTTGCTCGAGCAGTCGGCGACCGCGCAGGATCTGCTGCGGTCGTTGGAGGCATTACCCGCTGCGGACGGCAGCACGTGA
- the arc gene encoding proteasome ATPase: MTEHFTPHGSSDEESVARLQSEVAALRDRLATAPGSGRSRELEQQILQLQSSVGTLSAQNERLARTLKEAREQIVNLKSEVDRLAQPPATFGVVLAVHGDGTADILNAGRKMRVAVSPSVDGEQMVAGREVMLNEALNVVAAVGFENVGELVQVKELLGEDRILVVAHGDEERVCRRAASLAEEVVRVGDSLLLDTRSGFVFERIPKAEVADLVLEEVPDIRYEDIGGLSGQIEQIRDAVELPYLHADLFREHALRPPKGVLLYGPPGCGKTLIAKAVAASLARKVAEITGREQTKSYFLNIKGPELLNKYVGETERHIRLIFQRAREAASDGTPVVVFFDEMESLFRTRGSGVSSDVETTIVPQLLAEIDGVERLENVIVIGASNREDMIDPAILRPGRLDVKIKIERPDAESAREIFSKYLEPGLPLHADDLAENGGDAQATVEAMIQATVERMYTEIDENRFLEVTYASGDKEILYFKDFNSGAMIQNIVDRAKKMAIKDQLTIGAKGIRVEHLLRSCVDEFKENEDLPNTTNPDDWARISGKKGERIVYIRTLIDGKNGDNPGRSIDSVGSTGQYL; encoded by the coding sequence ATGACCGAGCACTTCACGCCCCACGGTTCCTCCGACGAGGAGTCGGTCGCCCGCCTGCAGTCCGAGGTGGCCGCGCTACGGGACCGCCTCGCGACTGCTCCCGGCAGCGGCCGCTCCCGAGAGCTCGAACAACAGATCCTCCAACTCCAGTCCTCCGTCGGCACGCTGTCAGCGCAGAACGAACGACTGGCCCGCACGCTGAAGGAAGCCCGCGAGCAGATCGTCAACCTCAAGTCGGAGGTCGATCGGCTCGCCCAGCCGCCCGCAACCTTCGGCGTCGTGCTGGCCGTGCACGGCGACGGCACCGCGGACATCCTCAACGCCGGCCGCAAGATGCGCGTCGCCGTCAGCCCCTCGGTCGATGGCGAGCAGATGGTTGCTGGCCGCGAAGTCATGCTGAACGAAGCCCTCAACGTGGTCGCCGCGGTCGGCTTCGAGAACGTCGGCGAGTTGGTCCAGGTGAAGGAACTGCTGGGGGAGGACCGCATCCTGGTGGTCGCCCACGGTGATGAGGAGCGCGTCTGCCGTCGTGCCGCATCGCTGGCCGAAGAGGTCGTCCGCGTCGGTGACTCTCTCCTGCTGGACACCCGTAGTGGTTTCGTCTTCGAGCGCATTCCCAAGGCTGAGGTCGCTGACCTGGTCCTGGAGGAAGTGCCGGACATCCGCTACGAGGACATCGGTGGTCTGTCCGGACAGATCGAGCAGATCCGCGACGCCGTGGAGCTGCCCTACCTGCACGCCGACCTCTTCCGTGAGCACGCGCTACGTCCGCCGAAGGGCGTTCTGCTCTACGGCCCGCCCGGCTGCGGCAAGACGCTGATCGCCAAGGCGGTTGCGGCCTCGTTGGCCCGCAAGGTCGCGGAGATCACCGGCCGCGAGCAGACCAAGAGCTACTTCCTGAACATCAAGGGACCTGAGCTGCTGAACAAGTACGTCGGTGAGACCGAGCGGCACATCCGGTTGATCTTCCAACGTGCCCGGGAGGCCGCCTCCGACGGCACGCCCGTGGTGGTGTTCTTCGACGAGATGGAATCCCTGTTCCGCACCCGCGGCTCCGGTGTCTCCTCTGACGTCGAGACCACGATCGTGCCGCAGTTGCTGGCGGAGATCGACGGTGTCGAGCGGCTGGAGAACGTCATCGTCATCGGCGCCTCCAACCGCGAGGACATGATCGACCCGGCCATCCTGCGGCCCGGCCGGCTGGACGTGAAGATCAAGATCGAGCGCCCGGACGCCGAGAGCGCCCGAGAGATCTTCAGCAAGTACCTCGAGCCCGGTCTGCCGTTGCACGCGGACGACCTGGCCGAGAACGGCGGCGACGCCCAGGCCACCGTCGAGGCGATGATCCAGGCAACCGTCGAGCGGATGTACACCGAGATCGACGAGAACCGCTTCCTGGAAGTCACCTACGCCAGTGGCGACAAGGAGATCCTCTACTTCAAGGACTTCAACTCCGGCGCGATGATCCAGAACATCGTCGACCGGGCCAAGAAGATGGCGATCAAGGATCAGTTGACGATCGGCGCCAAGGGCATCCGCGTGGAGCACCTGCTGCGCTCCTGCGTCGATGAGTTCAAGGAGAACGAGGACCTGCCCAACACCACCAACCCCGACGACTGGGCGCGGATCTCGGGTAAGAAGGGCGAGCGGATCGTCTACATCCGCACGCTCATCGACGGCAAGAACGGCGACAACCCGGGCCGCTCCATCGACTCCGTCGGCAGCACCGGGCAGTACCTGTAG
- a CDS encoding site-2 protease family protein, which translates to MASAAQAPGLRIGSLRGAPVYIGRSWPIIAIIIIFTFGPQVTNLRPDLGTSGYLVAAAFAILLLLSVLVHEAAHALVAQARGMAVHQVVADAWGGHTSFDQDDTSPATGALVAVVGPLANAVLAVIGWLVLQMQGDGSAVTRFDPISVPTLLLSAFVWANGFVAVFNLLPGLPLDGGYLVSSLVWAATGSRSKGSVVAGWCGRIVAVLAVLWAIGLPLLHGQQPSMITTVWAIMIGGFLWFGAGAAINRGQAEQVLGKVQVGQLLRPVFIATGQTPLSSLPQNADIAVTAPDGTPWGVVPAEIATQVRASQPGLAVESAALRQPQPWVAQVDDPQADVSQLVRVYQASGGAASHLLVVNGTGQLLGIVRAEDLRVALNAVA; encoded by the coding sequence ATGGCAAGTGCAGCGCAGGCTCCGGGGCTGCGGATCGGGTCCTTGCGCGGCGCTCCGGTCTACATCGGGCGCAGTTGGCCGATCATCGCGATCATCATCATCTTCACCTTCGGACCCCAGGTCACCAACCTGCGCCCCGATCTTGGCACCAGCGGATACCTCGTGGCCGCCGCGTTCGCGATCCTGCTGTTGCTCTCGGTGCTGGTGCACGAAGCCGCGCACGCGCTCGTGGCCCAGGCCCGCGGTATGGCGGTGCACCAGGTCGTCGCGGACGCCTGGGGTGGGCACACCAGCTTCGACCAGGACGACACCTCGCCGGCCACGGGCGCACTGGTCGCCGTCGTCGGGCCGCTGGCCAACGCCGTACTCGCCGTCATCGGGTGGTTGGTCCTGCAGATGCAGGGCGACGGCTCGGCCGTGACCCGGTTCGACCCGATCAGCGTGCCCACGTTGCTGCTGTCCGCCTTCGTCTGGGCCAACGGCTTCGTGGCGGTCTTCAACCTGCTGCCGGGGCTCCCACTCGACGGCGGTTACCTCGTGTCGTCGCTGGTGTGGGCCGCCACTGGTAGCCGGTCGAAAGGGTCGGTCGTCGCCGGGTGGTGTGGTCGGATCGTCGCCGTCCTCGCGGTCCTGTGGGCGATCGGGCTGCCGTTGCTGCACGGCCAGCAACCCTCGATGATCACGACCGTGTGGGCGATCATGATCGGTGGCTTCCTGTGGTTCGGGGCCGGGGCCGCGATCAACCGGGGCCAGGCCGAACAGGTGCTCGGCAAGGTGCAGGTGGGTCAGCTGCTGCGGCCGGTGTTCATCGCCACTGGTCAAACGCCGCTGTCGAGCCTGCCGCAGAATGCGGACATCGCGGTCACGGCACCGGACGGAACGCCGTGGGGTGTGGTCCCCGCCGAGATCGCCACCCAGGTCCGCGCCAGCCAACCCGGGCTCGCGGTGGAGTCAGCCGCGCTGCGACAGCCGCAGCCGTGGGTGGCGCAGGTCGACGACCCGCAGGCCGACGTGTCCCAACTGGTGCGCGTCTATCAGGCCAGCGGGGGCGCGGCGAGCCACCTGCTAGTCGTGAACGGGACCGGCCAGCTGCTGGGAATCGTGCGGGCCGAGGACCTGCGGGTAGCGCTCAACGCGGTCGCCTGA
- a CDS encoding TetR/AcrR family transcriptional regulator has translation MATQQTLIAATMRVIREQGIAAVSARTIAAAGGVNQALVFYHFGSVDGLVGAACRESTAQRVAIMKPQLEAVSTFTELVDLADRLHQQERAEGNVTVLAQTLAGSHGSPALAEAVGESLALWKDQVRTTLARLLRDSPLADVLDAGALTELVSATFIGLELMEPTRPDGATVGQALAGVARLAAAVDGLGPVSRRALRSALRTSR, from the coding sequence ATGGCCACGCAGCAGACCCTTATCGCGGCGACGATGCGGGTGATCCGGGAGCAGGGCATCGCGGCGGTGTCCGCCCGGACGATCGCCGCGGCGGGGGGAGTCAACCAAGCGCTGGTGTTCTACCACTTCGGCAGCGTCGACGGCCTGGTCGGCGCTGCCTGCCGGGAGTCCACCGCGCAACGGGTGGCGATCATGAAACCGCAACTCGAGGCGGTCTCGACCTTCACTGAACTGGTCGACCTGGCCGATCGATTGCACCAACAGGAACGTGCCGAGGGCAACGTGACGGTGCTCGCCCAGACGCTCGCGGGGTCGCACGGCAGTCCCGCGCTCGCTGAGGCGGTCGGAGAATCCCTGGCCTTGTGGAAGGACCAGGTCCGTACGACGCTCGCCCGGCTACTGCGCGACTCGCCCCTGGCAGACGTACTCGATGCTGGTGCCCTCACCGAGCTGGTCAGCGCCACGTTCATCGGGCTGGAACTGATGGAGCCCACCCGACCCGATGGCGCGACCGTCGGCCAGGCGCTGGCGGGTGTCGCTCGGCTTGCCGCCGCTGTCGATGGCCTGGGCCCCGTCTCGCGCCGCGCCCTACGCTCTGCGCTACGCACCTCCCGCTGA